ATAGCTCTTACATATCTTGAACTAGCAACGCATGCATTTGGTGTTGGTGCTTGTTGGGGTGGGTTTCTTACGACCGCAATAAGAAATAATCCAAACCTTAGAAAGTTTTTAGGCATAAGCGACGATGAGCACATTTGCGGAGCGCAACTGCTAGGGTTTCCCAAAAATCTACCCACGCGACAGTTTGCTCCCCGCAAAGAAATGAATATAAATTGGCTTTAAATTTTTATTCGGAGGAACTTATATGAAGAAAGAATATAAATTAACCAAAACAATAAGAGTGCGTTACGCTGAAACGGACAGGATGGGAATAGTTTATAACGCCAACTATTTCTGTTGGTTTGAAATAGCACGTACAGAACTTTGTCGACTTTGGGGCACACCCTACACTAAATGGGAAGAGGATGGGTTATTTCTTCCTGTAGTGGAATCTCACTGTAGATACAAACATCCCGCTCTTTATGACGATGAGGTACAGCTTTGGTGCCGCGTGTCAGAAATAAAGCCTCACACAGTTACATTCGAATATAGAATATTGCGTGCTTCAGACTACAAACTCATCGCGGAAGGATGGACCAAACATGGGTGTACAAATAAAGAGGGACGTCTGTACAAAAAACTACATCCATTTTATATTTGGATTAGCTCACACAATTCAGAGGTACAAGAGTAGTTATATAAAGAGAAAAAAGAGCTTTTTCGGTTTTTCTTTAGTAGAGATGATAGCTGTTTTAACAATAATTTTATCTCTTTTTGCTATGGTTAGCCTAACTTTTAACCAAAGTCATGATGAAAGTAAAATTGTAAAACAAGAATCAGCGGAGCTGGCCACATGGCTTTCAGAGAGAATGACAGAGGCTAAATTAGAAGAAGTAAATTTTAAAATATATTTATCTGAGTGGTGTCCTTACAACTCTCAATTAACATTATTGTGGCAGACTGGGCCTAGTGCAACTAAGTCTGTCTCATATAAGACGGATAAAGCATATATAAGAAATGAAACTCAGGCCTATGAGTTCGTGTATGACTCAAAATGGCAGACATTGTCTCCTGCTGTGACCTTCTCAATCAGATCTTTGTCTGACCCGTCAAAGTATAAAAGACAGGTTACGGTTTCTGGAACTGGTTATGTAAACGAAAAATAAAATTTTATATCAATGAAACAGGTCGACTTAGATTAAAGTCGACCTGTTTCATTGAGTTTTATAAAGATTCTTTTGAGTGTTGTTCTCTTATATTCTTAACAGCTGCTGCTAGTTCTTCCGGTTCGAGCACCATCTCCATCATTGAGATGTGATTTTCCCACTCTTCT
The sequence above is a segment of the Synergistaceae bacterium genome. Coding sequences within it:
- a CDS encoding acyl-CoA thioesterase produces the protein MKKEYKLTKTIRVRYAETDRMGIVYNANYFCWFEIARTELCRLWGTPYTKWEEDGLFLPVVESHCRYKHPALYDDEVQLWCRVSEIKPHTVTFEYRILRASDYKLIAEGWTKHGCTNKEGRLYKKLHPFYIWISSHNSEVQE